One window from the genome of Yamadazyma tenuis chromosome 7, complete sequence encodes:
- the FAA2_3 gene encoding medium-chain fatty acid-CoA ligase faa2 (COG:I; EggNog:ENOG503NUAR), giving the protein MSLAVDETKYVEELVEASVPLGELSLANSRPVPHTEEAGYSPIYINSFVQDNFGGKLRETPHPSLDTYYALFNHCVALHSQEKSFGVREVLDDGSRGEYVWETYGQINQLKKQLGAGFLYVLNNSPFRPSDEVQEKIDNHEKYVANLDETFFISIFSSNRREWALTDLACVNYSICNTALYDTLGPTTTKYILGLTKSPMIVCSKDKLKLLIDLKKQHPDELRDLITLVSMDSLDLQNPSSNDRSLHQYAKANNIMLYDFNQVIKLGELNWRPDIPPKPENIYMVSFTSGTTGANPKGVVLTHRNGVASATFCLAKNLTAARLEKIRYYNFLPLAHIYERMNLNYGMFRGYEIGFPSTPSPLSLLEDVKALKPHLLMLVPRVLTKLEAALKNQTVNNPDKPLLSKLFTAAVNYKMEKQSQGDGNEGRHFFYDRLINLVRKKVGFENIGAFSSGSAPIAPDTIKFLKAILNIGIAQGYGLTESFAGVCASPNYDSEPGSCGAPSITCEMRVREVPEMNYYAKDKNGPRGELQLRGPQIFKEYYKNPEETSKALSEDGWFSTGDIAEINGTTGRITIIDRVKNFFKLAQGEYITPEKIENIYLSCFPLVAQAFAHGESTESYLVGILGIELETSKPWLKKNFNIDVSSNEELLEKMNEKAIKTEFLKQMNASTKNLLQGFEKLNNIKLMVEPLKLEDDIITPTMKIKRPLAKRFFKDPLGELYTEGSLFRKETKL; this is encoded by the coding sequence ATGTCTCTTGCTGTCGATGAAACCAAGTATgtggaagaattggtggaaGCCTCCGTACCTCTAGGAGAGCTTTCTCTTGCAAACTCCAGGCCTGTTCCCCAcactgaagaagctggttATTCTCCGATCTACATCAActcttttgttcaagacAACTTTGGAGGAAAATTAAGAGAAACCCCTCATCCAAGCTTAGATACATACTATGCCTTGTTTAACCACTGTGTAGCCTTGCACTCCCAAGAAAAGTCTTTTGGAGTCAGAGAAGTTTTAGATGATGGTTCCAGAGGTGAATATGTATGGGAAACATATGGacaaatcaaccaattgaagaaacaatTGGGAGCTGGATTCTTGTATGTGTTAAACAACAGTCCATTTCGCCCCAGTGACGAAGTCCAAGAGAAGATCGACAATCACGAAAAGTACGTTGCCAACTTGGACGAAACTTTTTTCATTTcgatcttttcttccaacagAAGAGAATGGGCTTTAACCGACTTGGCATGTGTTAATTACTCCATTTGTAACACAGCTTTGTATGATACGTTGGgccccaccaccaccaagtacaTTTTGGGGTTGACAAAATCTCCAATGATTGTGTGTTCGAaggacaagttgaaattgttgatcgatttgaagaaacagcATCCAGACGAATTGCGGGACTTGATCACCTTGGTGTCCATGGATCTGTTGGACTTGCAGAACCCCTCTTCCAATGATAGATCCCTTCATCAGTACGCAAAAGCAAATAATATCATGCTTTATGACTTCAATCAggtgatcaagttgggagAACTCAATTGGAGACCCGATATCccaccaaaaccagaaaatATTTATATGGTGAGTTTTACTTCGGGTACCACGGGAGCTAATCCAAAGGGGGTTGTTTTGACTCATAGAAATGGTGTTGCCTCGGCCACCTTTTGTCTTGCCAAAAACCTTACTGCTGCTAGACTTGAAAAGATCAGATACTACAACTTTTTGCCATTAGCCCATATCTATGAAAGAATGAACCTTAACTATGGAATGTTTAGAGGGTACGAAATTGgttttccttcaacaccatcTCCTTTGTcgttgttggaagatgtCAAAGCCTTGAAGCCTCATCTCCTAATGTTGGTTCCTAGggtgttgaccaagttaGAAGCAGCTTTGAAAAACCAAACCGTCAACAACCCTGATAAGCCTCTTTTGCTGAAGTTGTTCACCGCTGCTGTTAACTACAAGATGGAAAAACAATCCCAAGGTGATGGTAATGAAGGAAGACACTTTTTCTATGATAGGTTGATTAATTTGGTTCGTAAAAAggttgggtttgaaaaCATCGGTGCCTTTAGTTCTGGATCGGCTCCCATTGCTCCAGATACCAttaagttcttgaaggccATCTTGAATATCGGAATTGCTCAAGGTTATGGATTGACTGAGTCGTTTGCTGGAGTATGTGCATCTCCCAACTATGACAGTGAGCCAGGTTCATGTGGAGCTCCTTCGATCACCTGTGAGATGAGAGTTAGAGAGGTACCTGAAATGAACTACTATGCTAAGGACAAAAATGGTCCTAGAGGAGAATTGCAATTAAGAGGTCCTCAGATTTTCAAAGAGTACTACAAGAACCCAGAAGAAACTTCCAAGGCATTATCTGAGGACGGTTGGTTTTCAACTGGTGACATTGCTGAAATCAATGGCACCACTGGAAGAATTACCATCATTGATAGAGTTaagaactttttcaaattggcTCAAGGTGAGTATATTACCCCAGAAAAGATCGAGAACATATACTTGTCTTGTTTCCCATTGGTTGCCCAGGCATTTGCTCATGGTGAATCCACTGAGTCCTATTTGGTGGGTATTTTAGGTATTGAGTTAGAGACCTCTAAAccttggttgaagaagaacttcaacattgatgtttcttcaaatgaagagttgttggaaaagatgAACGAGAAGGCCATTAAAACcgagttcttgaagcaAATGAATGCCTCtaccaagaacttgttaCAAGGGTTTGAAAAGCTTAACAATATCAAATTGATGGTGGAACCTTtgaaacttgaagacgatATTATCACTCCTACAATGAAGATTAAAAGAcctttggccaaaagaTTCTTTAAAGACCCATTGGGTGAATTATACACAGAAGGTTCTCTTTTCAGAAAAGAAACTAAATTGTAG
- a CDS encoding uncharacterized protein (COG:C; EggNog:ENOG503NZNE), producing MSTVVIIGSSFAGLAIARIFAKLDNSFKITFISPSDKFYPVPLTPKLAVDTSHVILEEINSTILKDSPAKFIKGLVLEIDPSKNQVITTAEEKIVKYDYLFIASGTKTNNHAFKCYDSLDKSVAALKAIEEGLATAKKVAVIGGGPTGIEMAAEAIDRFSDLKVDLYTGTEHPAMFFGQRRRLGTETKLATIGVNVINGKYVKEFSTTSLVVDGKTVDYDLVIDCTGGKPNSEFIPAELLDDKGRLITNEYFQTKYDNIYGFGDIVAITPNTISELVIYSAKTLKSVIQVDILKQKTKKIPYGNKKGTLVIMIPITNRMGVGEAFGFPIPSWIIAWYKGKGTTEEKAHHLLGFFDRLP from the coding sequence ATGTCTACCGTCGTTATTATTGGATCTAGTTTCGCCGGTCTTGCGATCGCCAGAATCTTCGCCAAATTGGAcaattcgttcaaaatcaccttcatcTCCCCAAGTGATAAGTTTTACCCCGTGCCCTTGACACCAAAGCTCGCGGTTGACACATCTCATGTtatacttgaagaaatcaactccaCAATTTTGAAGGACTCTCCTgccaagttcatcaaggGCTTGGTCCTTGAAATCGACCCTCTGAAGAACCAGGTTATCACCACCGCTGAGGAAAAGATTGTCAAATACGATTATCTCTTCATCGCATCCGGAACCAAAACCAATAATCATGCTTTCAAATGCTACGACTCACTCGACAAGAGTGTGGCTGCCTTGAAAGCCATAGAGGAGGGTCTTGCAACCGCCAAGAAGGTTGCTGTAATTGGTGGAGGTCCTACTGGCATTGAGATGGCAGCTGAGGCAATCGATAGATTTTCAGACCTCAAGGTTGACTTATACACGGGGACTGAACATCCAGCAATGTTCTTTGGCCAGCGTAGAAGACTTGGGACTGAGACCAAGTTGGCCACGATTGGTGTCAATGTCATCAACGGCAAGTATGTTAAGGAATTTAGTACTACGTCTCTTGTGGTTGATGGTAAGACCGTTGACTACGATTTAGTGATTGACTGTACTGGAGGTAAGCCAAACTCGGAATTCATTCCTGCTGAGCTTTTGGATGATAAGGGAAGATTGATCACCAACGAGTATTTCCAGACTAAGTATGACAACATCTACGGGTTTGGAGATATTGTGGCTATCACCCCAAACACCATCTCAGAATTGGTGATTTATCTGGCTAAGACCCTCAAGCTGGTGATTCAAGTAGATATCTTGAAGCAGAAAACCAAGAAGATCCCTTACGGTAACAAAAAGGGAACTCTTGTCATTATGATCCCAATTACCAATAGAATGGGTGTGGGTGAAGCATTTGGATTCCCTATTCCTTCTTGGATCATTGCTTGGTACAAAGGTAAAGGAACTACTGAAGAGAAAGCCCATCACTTGCTTGGCTTTTTCGATAGACTCCCTTAA